In Methanosarcina siciliae T4/M, one genomic interval encodes:
- a CDS encoding molybdopterin biosynthesis protein translates to MKRKEFRELIPVEEARRIINNLQVRPEKENSALENVYGKILAEEIVTEINVPPFPRATMDGYAVRAEDTYACSEKEPVKLKLLGNIPAGSDASFKVSAGETVEIATGAPIPEGADAVVMVEYTLEENGTVLISTPVNGGENIMKTGSDIRKGERVLRRGRKLGTREIGVLASIGKKEVPVLRLPVGIISTGNELVNPGEKLASGKVYDANSYTLYAGVRECGSFPLHYGVLKDDEIVTRKVLETAVSDCALILTSGSTSSGAGDIMYRIIDEVGETLAHGVNIKPGKPIVIGIIKGVPIIGLPGNPTSALMIFNEFVAPLLRKSLGAEAGIQKKEAGILGRTLRSEGRQQLLPVGLVRGRVYPADRGSGAITSLSKADGFIEIPPETEYMEAGTPVEVTLFGEVEKPDLLIAGGFCPGIDVLENLSRLRFRTLYTGSSGGFSAIAAGTADIAGVNMPSKNPESREEGLQEEIRYNVLKIENMGISEVILVKGYRREIGLLVQQNSPVSGLEDLPGKKLVNRNRGSGTRALLELKIEQLAEKKGISKKEFTDSIPGYDSGAKSEIAVCEAVLSGKADAGVGLRTSAERNGLKFVKFAEEEYDFLIRKEVLDIPEVQKFLQTLNSPEFASKLPSGLQVYERTGEIISY, encoded by the coding sequence ATGAAACGCAAAGAATTTCGGGAACTTATCCCTGTGGAAGAAGCGCGGAGAATAATAAACAACCTTCAGGTCCGGCCTGAGAAAGAAAACTCCGCCCTTGAAAACGTTTACGGAAAAATCCTTGCAGAAGAGATAGTAACCGAAATTAACGTCCCCCCATTCCCGAGAGCAACAATGGACGGCTATGCGGTCAGGGCGGAAGATACGTATGCCTGTAGTGAAAAAGAGCCTGTAAAACTGAAACTGCTTGGAAATATCCCTGCAGGCTCGGATGCCAGCTTCAAGGTCTCGGCCGGGGAAACTGTAGAAATTGCGACAGGTGCCCCGATCCCTGAAGGGGCTGATGCTGTGGTTATGGTCGAGTACACTTTGGAAGAAAACGGGACTGTACTCATCTCCACACCTGTAAACGGGGGAGAAAATATCATGAAAACAGGCTCTGATATTCGGAAAGGAGAAAGAGTGCTTCGGAGAGGGAGAAAGCTTGGAACAAGAGAAATCGGGGTCCTGGCTTCCATAGGAAAAAAAGAAGTCCCCGTACTCAGGTTGCCTGTCGGGATAATTTCAACGGGAAACGAACTCGTTAATCCTGGAGAGAAGCTGGCTTCGGGAAAGGTATACGACGCAAATTCTTACACCCTGTATGCAGGAGTTAGGGAGTGCGGATCTTTCCCCCTACATTACGGAGTTTTGAAGGACGATGAGATTGTAACGAGAAAGGTACTCGAAACTGCAGTTTCGGACTGTGCCCTGATCCTGACTTCGGGAAGTACGTCATCAGGAGCAGGAGATATTATGTACCGGATAATAGACGAAGTTGGAGAGACTCTTGCCCACGGGGTTAACATAAAACCTGGAAAACCCATCGTTATAGGCATAATAAAAGGAGTCCCGATTATCGGGCTTCCCGGGAACCCTACATCTGCCTTAATGATCTTCAATGAATTTGTAGCGCCCCTTCTCAGAAAATCTCTCGGAGCAGAAGCGGGAATCCAAAAAAAGGAAGCAGGAATTCTGGGCAGGACCCTCCGATCCGAAGGAAGACAACAGCTCCTTCCCGTAGGACTTGTCCGGGGACGGGTTTATCCTGCAGACCGGGGTTCAGGAGCCATAACATCTCTTTCCAAAGCTGATGGCTTTATAGAAATTCCGCCGGAGACCGAGTATATGGAAGCCGGAACCCCCGTGGAAGTGACCCTTTTTGGAGAGGTTGAAAAACCAGACCTGCTCATAGCAGGCGGGTTCTGCCCTGGGATTGATGTTCTGGAAAACCTTAGCAGGCTTCGGTTCAGAACCCTTTATACAGGTTCAAGCGGGGGTTTCAGTGCAATTGCCGCAGGCACGGCAGATATCGCAGGCGTGAACATGCCCTCAAAGAACCCTGAAAGTCGGGAAGAGGGCCTGCAAGAGGAAATCCGGTACAATGTCCTGAAAATAGAGAATATGGGGATTTCGGAAGTCATACTTGTCAAAGGATACAGGCGGGAAATAGGGCTTCTTGTACAGCAGAACAGCCCGGTTTCCGGACTCGAAGACCTGCCCGGCAAAAAGCTGGTCAATCGGAACAGGGGTTCGGGCACAAGAGCTCTGCTTGAGCTGAAAATCGAGCAATTGGCAGAGAAAAAGGGGATAAGCAAAAAGGAGTTTACGGACTCAATCCCTGGCTACGATTCCGGAGCGAAATCCGAAATTGCAGTCTGCGAAGCTGTGCTTTCAGGAAAGGCTGATGCCGGGGTGGGGTTAAGGACCTCTGCGGAAAGAAACGGCCTGAAATTCGTGAAATTTGCAGAAGAAGAATACGACTTCCTGATCAGAAAAGAGGTTCTTGACATCCCTGAAGTGCAAAAATTCTTGCAAACCCTGAACTCCCCAGAATTTGCCTCAAAACTTCCGTCAGGGCTGCAGGTATATGAGAGAACCGGCGAGATTATTTCCTATTGA
- a CDS encoding OBG GTPase family GTP-binding protein: protein MSSIQEQIQEVEDEIRKTQYNKATSHHIGRLKAKIARMRDEIEKKASAKGGGEGYSVRKSGDGTVTLVGFPSVGKSTLLNKVTGAKSEVGAYEFTTLTVVPGVLEHKGATIQFLDVPGLVKGASSGRGRGKEVISVIRNSDMVIFLLDVFQPKHYEVLMDELYQAGIRVDEVPPDVNIKRKDRGGIEINSTIDLDLDEETIKAVLDEYKIHNAHVLIRENITVDQLIDVVLGNRSYVCSLTVVNKVDLAYPQLIEECRKLYPKSIFISAHEGINIENLKDAIYDCLGFIRVYLKPQGQPADMEEPLIVMSGTNIGQICDRLHRDFRRKFRYAQIWGQSAKHPGQRVGLEHVMEDEDVLTIIIQK, encoded by the coding sequence ATGAGCAGCATACAGGAGCAAATACAGGAAGTAGAAGACGAAATCCGAAAGACCCAGTACAATAAGGCAACTTCTCACCACATAGGTAGGCTGAAAGCCAAGATAGCCCGTATGAGGGACGAAATTGAGAAGAAAGCCTCCGCAAAAGGCGGGGGAGAAGGTTACTCGGTCAGAAAATCGGGAGATGGTACCGTAACTCTGGTGGGCTTCCCATCGGTAGGAAAATCCACCCTTCTGAATAAGGTTACGGGAGCAAAATCCGAGGTCGGAGCATACGAATTCACCACCCTTACCGTCGTTCCCGGCGTGCTTGAACATAAAGGCGCAACCATCCAGTTCCTCGACGTTCCCGGACTTGTAAAGGGTGCATCGTCGGGGCGCGGCCGCGGGAAAGAAGTAATTTCGGTTATAAGAAACTCCGATATGGTTATCTTTTTGCTCGATGTTTTCCAGCCCAAGCACTATGAAGTGCTCATGGATGAACTTTATCAGGCGGGAATTCGGGTGGATGAAGTGCCCCCTGACGTTAATATCAAGAGAAAGGACAGGGGAGGCATCGAGATAAACTCGACCATCGACCTTGACCTCGATGAAGAAACTATCAAAGCCGTTCTGGACGAATACAAAATCCACAATGCCCACGTCCTGATAAGGGAAAATATCACTGTGGACCAGCTTATTGATGTAGTCCTGGGCAACAGGAGTTATGTCTGCTCCCTGACAGTGGTCAACAAAGTAGACCTTGCCTACCCACAACTGATAGAAGAATGCCGGAAATTGTATCCGAAATCGATTTTTATTTCGGCTCATGAAGGCATTAATATCGAGAACCTCAAGGACGCAATCTACGATTGCCTGGGCTTTATCCGGGTTTATCTGAAACCTCAGGGGCAGCCTGCAGATATGGAAGAGCCTCTTATAGTAATGAGCGGGACGAATATAGGCCAGATCTGCGACCGCCTGCACCGTGATTTCCGCAGGAAGTTCCGTTATGCTCAGATATGGGGCCAGTCTGCAAAACACCCCGGGCAGAGAGTAGGGCTTGAACATGTCATGGAAGATGAAGACGTCCTTACGATAATCATCCAGAAATAA
- a CDS encoding methyltransferase domain-containing protein — protein MTQNTTDSNPRRKRAKGTAQTKTLGPVDDLEPHVRSDWWQTLFNSLYLKTDADLLDDMEVTKGEADLLVSILGLDPEDMVLDLCCGQGRHVLELARRGFSNVEGYDRSQYLIRKARTKAQKENLQVRFREGDARKLPYPSDTFSVVTILGNSFGYFDSALHDRKVLEEVFRVLKPGGRVFIDAVDGDHMKKNFQPRSWEWLDRKYFVCRERALSSDGDRLICREVICRNDRGIITDRFYAERLYNRENLFELLTASGFSSPTFHTTFSPVSAGTQDAGMMGQRILLSATVEKAWPSLPNAENKKPLNVVVVLGDPRKEDRVKPACVFDDDDFETVNRMKKALSEIPCMKFTFLDRHETLLEDLKKRAGKTDLVLNLCDEGFNNDPTKELHVPALLEQLNIPYTGAGPQCLAFCYDKSLVRGVAREMRIPVAKGVLVTGDSDVSRLSFSFPLLVKPNSGDSSYGITQKSIVHSREEIFYMMKETREKIGANKPFLLEEFLPGKDISVGIIGNPPSCTVLPITEEDYSAVPEDLPKLCGYEAKWLPDSPYWKIKTVPAGLPEKTEKEIVRCCLALFTRLGCRDYARFDWRLDAEGRPKLLEVNPNPGWCWDGHLAKMAAYVNISYSGTLAAILEAAKKRYGIGAGAVKVELQRKVPVRSPRKSPDEYAAEFEEEVEAKGSIESENDRKRNVFSGNSQTIQAL, from the coding sequence ATGACCCAGAATACTACCGATTCGAATCCCAGGCGCAAACGCGCTAAAGGTACCGCACAGACGAAAACCCTCGGGCCCGTTGACGACCTTGAACCACATGTCCGGTCCGACTGGTGGCAGACTCTTTTTAACTCCCTTTATCTCAAGACCGATGCTGATCTTCTGGATGATATGGAAGTTACTAAGGGAGAGGCAGATCTTCTTGTCTCCATTCTCGGACTAGACCCTGAAGACATGGTTCTTGACCTTTGCTGCGGCCAGGGCAGGCATGTCCTGGAACTGGCAAGGAGGGGGTTTTCAAACGTTGAAGGCTATGACAGGTCCCAGTACCTTATCCGGAAAGCCCGAACAAAGGCTCAGAAGGAAAACCTGCAGGTCAGGTTCAGGGAAGGGGATGCTCGAAAACTGCCTTACCCTTCTGATACTTTCTCTGTGGTAACCATCCTTGGAAACAGCTTCGGATATTTTGATTCCGCCCTGCATGACCGAAAAGTGCTTGAAGAGGTTTTCAGAGTACTGAAGCCCGGAGGCAGGGTCTTTATTGATGCCGTAGATGGGGACCATATGAAAAAGAATTTCCAGCCAAGATCATGGGAATGGCTGGACAGGAAGTACTTCGTATGCAGGGAAAGAGCCCTTTCCTCTGATGGTGACCGCCTGATCTGCAGGGAGGTCATATGTCGCAATGACCGGGGAATAATCACGGACCGGTTTTACGCCGAGAGGCTGTACAACAGGGAAAACCTTTTTGAGCTGCTGACTGCATCAGGTTTTAGCAGCCCGACTTTTCATACAACCTTCAGTCCCGTATCAGCAGGGACCCAGGACGCAGGAATGATGGGACAGAGAATCCTGCTTTCGGCAACGGTTGAGAAAGCCTGGCCCTCTCTTCCTAATGCTGAGAACAAAAAGCCCCTTAACGTTGTTGTGGTGCTCGGAGACCCGAGAAAGGAAGATAGGGTCAAGCCTGCCTGCGTATTTGACGATGACGATTTCGAAACCGTTAACCGGATGAAAAAAGCCCTTTCAGAGATTCCTTGCATGAAATTTACTTTCCTGGACAGGCATGAAACCCTGCTCGAAGATCTCAAAAAGAGGGCAGGAAAAACTGACCTTGTACTCAACCTCTGCGATGAAGGTTTTAACAACGACCCCACAAAAGAGCTCCATGTTCCTGCTTTGCTAGAGCAGTTAAATATCCCTTATACGGGTGCGGGGCCCCAGTGTCTTGCTTTCTGTTATGATAAGTCTCTTGTAAGAGGAGTCGCCCGTGAAATGCGGATTCCTGTGGCAAAAGGAGTTCTCGTTACCGGGGATTCTGATGTTTCGAGGCTTTCCTTCTCTTTTCCCCTGCTGGTAAAACCCAACTCAGGAGACTCAAGTTACGGGATCACGCAGAAAAGCATTGTCCACAGCAGGGAGGAAATCTTCTATATGATGAAGGAAACAAGGGAAAAAATAGGTGCAAACAAGCCTTTCCTGCTCGAGGAGTTCCTTCCGGGGAAAGACATCAGCGTCGGCATCATCGGAAACCCGCCCTCCTGTACCGTGCTGCCTATCACGGAAGAAGACTACTCCGCAGTCCCTGAAGACCTCCCGAAACTCTGCGGCTATGAAGCCAAATGGCTCCCTGATTCCCCGTACTGGAAGATCAAAACCGTGCCTGCGGGCCTACCTGAAAAAACCGAAAAGGAAATTGTGAGGTGCTGTCTTGCTCTCTTCACAAGGCTGGGCTGCCGCGATTATGCCCGCTTTGACTGGCGGCTTGACGCCGAAGGCAGGCCAAAACTGCTTGAAGTAAACCCGAACCCCGGCTGGTGCTGGGACGGGCACCTTGCAAAAATGGCAGCTTATGTCAATATCTCTTATTCCGGTACGCTCGCAGCGATTCTTGAGGCTGCAAAGAAAAGGTATGGTATCGGAGCGGGTGCAGTAAAGGTTGAGCTCCAAAGAAAAGTCCCCGTACGATCCCCAAGGAAAAGTCCGGACGAATATGCTGCGGAATTCGAGGAGGAAGTCGAAGCTAAAGGTTCTATTGAATCCGAGAACGACAGAAAGAGAAATGTTTTTTCCGGCAATTCGCAGACAATACAGGCTCTTTAA
- a CDS encoding transporter permease, with amino-acid sequence MFPQLGSVPMVLALSIELNPFIYNVFFVALYLPAMGTGVSQGQLMALAAGSTIAGNLLILGAANNVIILQNAEKENETFFYQIRHNCTFNFIFRSYYLLYISLNFKSNNISLNNDKKPIISLNILLNPTNP; translated from the coding sequence ATGTTTCCGCAGTTAGGTTCGGTTCCTATGGTCCTGGCTCTCAGCATCGAACTCAATCCTTTTATTTATAATGTTTTCTTTGTTGCGCTCTATCTCCCTGCAATGGGAACAGGGGTCTCTCAGGGACAGCTGATGGCGCTTGCCGCTGGAAGTACAATTGCGGGGAATCTTCTAATCTTGGGCGCTGCAAACAATGTTATAATTCTTCAGAATGCTGAGAAAGAAAATGAAACATTTTTTTATCAAATTCGCCATAATTGTACCTTTAATTTCATTTTTAGATCTTATTACTTACTTTATATTTCTTTAAACTTTAAAAGCAATAATATTTCTCTAAATAACGATAAAAAACCTATTATATCTCTAAATATCCTTTTAAATCCTACTAATCCTTAA
- a CDS encoding type II toxin-antitoxin system HicB family antitoxin: MTIWFPFSATIREEENSYVSICPEADVICRGETVEEAVENLKKEVEKILGEELPQGFSKIVYY; the protein is encoded by the coding sequence ATGACGATATGGTTTCCGTTCTCTGCAACCATCCGGGAGGAAGAGAATTCTTATGTTTCAATCTGCCCCGAAGCAGATGTAATCTGTAGGGGAGAAACTGTAGAAGAAGCCGTTGAAAACCTGAAAAAAGAGGTTGAAAAAATCCTGGGAGAAGAACTTCCCCAGGGATTTTCGAAAATTGTCTATTACTGA
- a CDS encoding alkaline phosphatase, with protein sequence MESKETNILLTFSIIGLLLLGNVGSAVAVKGNLNNNADFKDSVNCKPVAGSEAKIKNVIVMVPDGCSQSVETLARWYSGEPLQLDEMLAGAVSTYSADSVITDSSSAATAFATGFKTTNGFVSVGPEGDTLLGIVADPAEEYSPLATVLEGSKLEGKATGLVATSRVTHATPAAFASHVDNRNNESEIMEQMVYEDIDVVFGGGSQYLLPKADGGKRTDGENLTEVLLDRGYQYVDNETEMLSLSSGKVWGLFANSHMQPDIDRAEFAPEEPSLSNMTEKAIELLSDDKDGFFLMVEGSQVDWAGHANDPIYEVTDFLAFDEAVKVAIDFAEADGHTLVIIFPDHNTGGMTIGSSYDSEYDDTSVEDVVNPLEGMNITAAGVAKKIGDNITSDNIKSQLKTWWGIDATDEDADEILALKNNGTSLDYAISEVISRNYTVIGWTTHGHCGEDVPLWAYGPDHPAGYMDNTEIAEYIADKFRFDLTETNEQLFVEVGEIFSEDNGDGVLEAGEYLLDTTDPENPVLKIGDAELPVNKNILVKDGVTHELEGIVVYAPATDKVYIPTEALSLINETKINGKLKYDSNGKSKYDSR encoded by the coding sequence ATGGAAAGCAAGGAAACAAATATTTTGCTAACTTTTTCCATCATAGGGCTTCTGCTGCTTGGAAATGTTGGTTCTGCAGTAGCTGTGAAAGGCAATTTGAATAACAACGCCGATTTCAAAGATTCCGTTAACTGTAAACCTGTTGCAGGGTCGGAAGCCAAAATAAAAAACGTGATTGTCATGGTCCCTGACGGGTGTTCTCAGAGTGTAGAGACTCTTGCCCGGTGGTATAGCGGAGAACCCCTGCAGCTTGATGAAATGCTGGCAGGAGCGGTATCCACTTACAGCGCCGACTCGGTAATTACGGACTCTTCTTCTGCCGCAACGGCATTTGCTACCGGGTTCAAGACAACTAATGGTTTCGTAAGTGTAGGTCCCGAAGGAGACACCCTTCTGGGCATTGTGGCAGACCCGGCAGAGGAGTATAGCCCCCTTGCAACAGTCCTTGAGGGCTCAAAACTCGAAGGCAAAGCTACCGGGCTTGTTGCAACCTCCAGAGTGACTCATGCAACACCTGCAGCTTTTGCATCCCACGTTGATAACAGGAACAATGAAAGCGAAATTATGGAACAGATGGTGTACGAAGATATCGATGTGGTCTTCGGCGGCGGTTCGCAGTACCTCCTCCCAAAAGCCGATGGAGGCAAGAGGACCGACGGGGAAAACCTTACCGAAGTCCTTCTCGACAGAGGCTATCAGTACGTTGATAACGAAACCGAAATGCTCTCCCTGAGTTCCGGGAAGGTCTGGGGGCTCTTTGCCAACAGCCACATGCAGCCGGACATCGACCGCGCTGAGTTTGCTCCTGAGGAACCTTCTCTTTCCAATATGACTGAAAAAGCCATCGAACTCCTCTCTGATGATAAAGACGGCTTTTTCCTGATGGTGGAAGGCAGCCAGGTAGACTGGGCAGGGCATGCCAACGATCCGATTTACGAGGTAACCGATTTCCTGGCCTTTGACGAAGCTGTCAAAGTCGCGATCGACTTCGCCGAAGCGGACGGGCACACCCTTGTCATAATATTCCCTGACCACAATACCGGCGGGATGACCATAGGGAGTTCTTATGACTCGGAATATGATGATACCAGCGTAGAAGACGTAGTAAACCCTCTTGAAGGCATGAATATCACTGCGGCGGGAGTGGCTAAAAAAATAGGAGATAACATCACATCCGACAACATCAAATCCCAGTTGAAAACCTGGTGGGGTATTGACGCCACAGATGAAGACGCAGATGAAATCCTTGCCCTCAAAAACAACGGGACATCTCTTGACTACGCAATCAGCGAGGTCATTAGCCGGAATTACACCGTAATCGGCTGGACAACCCACGGTCACTGCGGAGAAGACGTCCCCCTCTGGGCTTATGGTCCTGATCACCCTGCAGGGTACATGGATAATACTGAAATTGCGGAATATATTGCCGACAAGTTTAGATTCGACCTGACTGAGACAAACGAGCAGCTCTTTGTCGAAGTCGGAGAGATATTTTCTGAAGATAACGGGGACGGAGTCCTTGAAGCCGGTGAATACCTGCTCGACACAACCGATCCTGAAAACCCTGTGCTCAAGATCGGAGATGCCGAACTTCCGGTAAACAAGAATATTCTTGTCAAGGACGGTGTAACCCATGAGCTCGAGGGAATAGTTGTCTACGCTCCAGCAACTGATAAGGTCTATATTCCCACTGAAGCGCTTTCGCTGATAAATGAGACAAAAATTAATGGAAAATTAAAATATGACAGTAATGGAAAGTCAAAATATGACAGCAGGTAA
- a CDS encoding methylcobamide--CoM methyltransferase, protein MEAEMTSKERFINALEGKDVDRVPYGYLWFGAGHAVLERMDTSLRDAYGSAEGIARAQILSREIYHHDNVMSPWGCLLVEAEALGTKVTIKENAYPAVEKYALKSAAEHELINPDNIEKSGRVKTIAGSVEILKKEIGAEAFIIGATMSPLMLASQVMGGSRLCIDMLKDRDVFHSLLEKLTESCILFSDSLLEAGADGIFVENGESTGDLFSPQMAEEFMLPYTKELYDHIKAEGGYVISHNCASHAFYDLEMKLEPHALNFAFGDVRLLGKKYGVECKNLHNHNNIGCGPRHCFKEFKEFSDAGICLMGNIIPDAPLTGSRAEIEHEVKSCLSAAPEKGFILATGCEIPLNTPLEKMEMLWDAVKAGI, encoded by the coding sequence ATGGAAGCGGAAATGACCTCAAAGGAGCGTTTTATTAACGCACTCGAAGGAAAAGATGTTGATAGGGTTCCATATGGATACCTGTGGTTCGGGGCCGGGCATGCGGTACTGGAGCGGATGGACACAAGCCTCAGGGATGCCTACGGTTCTGCAGAGGGAATTGCAAGGGCGCAGATCCTTTCCCGGGAGATATACCACCACGACAACGTGATGTCTCCCTGGGGCTGCCTTCTGGTGGAAGCCGAGGCACTCGGGACGAAGGTTACCATAAAGGAAAATGCTTATCCTGCAGTAGAGAAATATGCCCTCAAATCCGCAGCCGAGCATGAACTGATAAACCCTGATAACATCGAAAAGTCCGGGAGAGTGAAGACCATTGCCGGATCGGTCGAGATTCTCAAAAAGGAAATCGGGGCTGAAGCCTTTATCATTGGGGCAACTATGTCTCCCCTGATGCTCGCATCTCAGGTCATGGGAGGAAGCAGGCTCTGTATTGACATGTTGAAGGACAGGGATGTTTTTCATTCCCTGCTGGAAAAACTCACGGAAAGCTGCATCCTTTTTTCCGATTCCCTGCTTGAAGCCGGAGCAGACGGTATTTTTGTCGAAAACGGGGAGAGCACAGGTGATCTTTTCAGTCCCCAGATGGCTGAAGAATTCATGTTGCCGTATACGAAGGAACTTTACGACCACATCAAGGCCGAAGGAGGATACGTAATTTCTCACAACTGCGCATCCCATGCCTTTTATGACCTTGAAATGAAACTTGAACCCCATGCCCTTAACTTTGCCTTCGGGGACGTCAGGCTGCTCGGTAAGAAGTATGGGGTCGAATGCAAAAATCTCCATAACCACAACAACATCGGGTGCGGGCCGAGGCACTGCTTCAAGGAGTTTAAGGAATTCTCCGATGCCGGCATCTGCCTTATGGGAAACATTATCCCGGATGCCCCTCTCACCGGTTCAAGGGCTGAGATCGAGCACGAAGTAAAAAGCTGCCTCTCCGCAGCCCCGGAAAAGGGTTTTATCCTTGCTACAGGCTGTGAAATCCCTCTGAACACGCCGCTTGAAAAGATGGAAATGCTCTGGGATGCGGTAAAAGCCGGGATTTGA
- a CDS encoding PEP/pyruvate-binding domain-containing protein, with the protein MTTDAFDDFVNTSQEYQNLLHSLMLITGESRIELQTIGKRLRSRLKSLEMPTPIQDEILQAWQISGSHYAYAVRSSATAEDLPGASFAGQQDTFVNVQGKANLLYSFKKCWASLFSDRAIIYRSQNGFPHDQVKLAVVVQRMIFPDVSGIMFTADPVTGNRKIVSIDASFDLGEALASGLVSADLYQIKSDKIIRRSRFQTVS; encoded by the coding sequence ATTACTACGGATGCCTTTGACGATTTCGTAAATACGAGCCAGGAATATCAGAACCTGCTGCATTCTTTGATGCTTATTACCGGGGAATCCCGAATAGAACTTCAAACAATTGGCAAACGCCTGCGTTCCCGCCTAAAGAGCCTGGAGATGCCCACTCCCATTCAGGATGAAATTCTCCAGGCCTGGCAGATAAGCGGCAGCCACTATGCCTACGCAGTGCGTTCAAGCGCCACCGCTGAAGACCTTCCGGGAGCTTCTTTTGCCGGCCAGCAGGATACTTTTGTCAATGTTCAAGGGAAAGCAAATTTACTATACAGTTTCAAAAAGTGCTGGGCTTCTCTATTTTCCGACCGGGCTATTATCTATCGGAGCCAGAACGGTTTTCCCCATGACCAAGTAAAACTGGCTGTGGTAGTTCAGCGCATGATCTTTCCTGATGTTTCGGGGATTATGTTCACCGCCGATCCGGTAACAGGCAACCGCAAGATTGTTTCTATTGACGCCAGCTTTGATCTGGGAGAAGCCCTTGCATCCGGTTTGGTCTCAGCTGATCTCTACCAGATAAAATCGGATAAAATAATTCGTAGAAGCAGGTTCCAGACTGTATCTTGA
- a CDS encoding PEP-utilizing enzyme has product MRKRLPSILPAVDELIGHAVQDFVTREEFQDAMKPDRHPDLSLIRKAMPIVFVIMGNILYRDNHQAIDQLNGFIREQVQVNRSRLEETSYLDRVVLIQDMLSSLFPEIIHRIAPYLPAGVAIYKMIGSLSQKWLGDSDELPGISKFPPGNVATEMGLQLGDLADALRGHPEVVEYLEHADDAGFLINLPGVAGGREMLPLFQEFLQKYGIRGTGEIDRTRLRWREEPTQFLLMVLSYVRSAQPGQHRRDFEAGKKEAELMATRLINRLRKQAIMQEANTLVTEVGGLMTHGAVVAREYGIPALVGVEGATRKIEEGQRIRVDGTQGIIEFI; this is encoded by the coding sequence GTGAGGAAACGGCTGCCTTCTATACTTCCAGCCGTAGATGAATTAATTGGTCATGCAGTGCAGGACTTCGTCACGCGGGAAGAGTTTCAGGATGCTATGAAGCCCGATCGGCACCCGGATTTGTCTCTGATCCGGAAGGCCATGCCCATAGTTTTCGTCATTATGGGAAATATCCTGTACAGGGATAACCATCAGGCAATTGATCAATTAAATGGTTTTATCCGTGAGCAGGTCCAGGTAAACAGAAGCAGGCTTGAAGAGACATCCTATTTGGATCGCGTGGTGCTTATCCAGGATATGTTGTCCAGCCTGTTTCCCGAAATAATTCACCGTATAGCTCCTTATCTACCCGCAGGGGTTGCCATCTATAAAATGATTGGAAGCCTGTCACAAAAATGGCTGGGAGACAGCGACGAGTTACCCGGTATAAGCAAGTTCCCTCCCGGAAATGTAGCTACCGAGATGGGGTTGCAATTGGGGGATTTAGCCGATGCTCTCCGGGGCCACCCGGAAGTCGTCGAATACCTGGAACACGCCGATGACGCTGGCTTTCTCATCAATCTCCCAGGGGTAGCAGGAGGGAGAGAAATGTTGCCCCTTTTCCAGGAGTTCCTGCAAAAATACGGCATACGAGGAACTGGGGAGATTGATAGAACCAGGTTGCGCTGGCGAGAAGAACCAACTCAGTTCCTGCTCATGGTCCTGAGCTACGTAAGATCAGCTCAACCAGGACAACACCGCCGGGATTTCGAGGCCGGAAAAAAAGAAGCAGAATTGATGGCGACTAGATTGATAAATCGTTTGAGAAAACAGGCCATAATGCAGGAGGCGAACACCCTGGTTACGGAAGTTGGCGGCCTGATGACCCATGGTGCAGTGGTGGCCCGCGAATACGGCATACCCGCCTTAGTGGGAGTCGAAGGAGCTACCCGAAAAATAGAGGAGGGACAGCGAATACGTGTCGACGGTACTCAGGGAATTATTGAATTCATTTAA